A genomic window from Chlorobium phaeobacteroides DSM 266 includes:
- a CDS encoding PD40 domain-containing protein produces the protein MIIREEFSRKMPAVFIKALLILWCFVSFPSFLFASETGEYIAIRKSGGGKIPLTLDKTFAKGNKESGWAETFDSAVREGLDYSGLFSMIPPPINVRADGGKGGVNFSVLGSVGSEIYAGGRLTKESGSVTLDMEVYETLGGKLIMKKSYVGSEGDLRKQGNVFSADLIELLTGKKSLFGSKIVFVSNKTGFKEIYQCDFNGQNIEQLTSTKSISLTPGYSPDGRYLAFTDYTTGRPALHIRSLSDRKDTVLEKNGVSIDPGWRNGRELATTLSYEGDQELYLCKVDGTVSRRLTTSKGIDLSPTFSPDGSRMAFVSSRNGLPQIFIMDVSSGLTRRLTYSGRYNTQPSWSPGGDKIAYSTWEKSGEINIFTINADGTGLKKLTSGSRENEAPSWSPDGSMIVFASNRQGNKKLFVMGSGGENQKRLLQMDGEQMQPSWSLFR, from the coding sequence ATGATTATTCGTGAAGAATTCTCCCGCAAAATGCCCGCCGTGTTTATCAAGGCACTCCTGATTCTATGGTGCTTTGTATCATTTCCTTCCTTTCTCTTTGCTTCTGAAACCGGCGAATATATTGCCATTCGCAAGTCTGGTGGAGGCAAGATTCCTCTGACCCTCGACAAGACCTTCGCAAAAGGTAATAAGGAGAGCGGATGGGCGGAAACCTTTGATTCTGCTGTACGAGAGGGGCTTGATTATTCCGGATTGTTTTCAATGATACCTCCACCGATCAATGTAAGAGCCGATGGAGGCAAAGGCGGTGTGAATTTCAGCGTACTTGGTTCTGTTGGTTCAGAGATTTATGCGGGAGGCCGTCTTACGAAAGAATCCGGCAGCGTCACTCTCGATATGGAGGTATACGAGACGCTTGGCGGGAAACTGATCATGAAAAAAAGTTATGTGGGAAGTGAAGGCGATCTCCGAAAACAGGGTAATGTATTTTCTGCCGATCTTATTGAGCTTTTGACCGGAAAAAAATCATTGTTTGGCAGCAAAATTGTTTTTGTGTCAAATAAAACAGGGTTCAAGGAGATCTATCAGTGCGATTTTAACGGGCAGAATATTGAGCAGCTTACCAGCACAAAATCGATATCCCTGACGCCCGGCTATTCTCCTGACGGGAGATATCTCGCCTTTACCGATTATACAACGGGAAGGCCTGCTTTGCATATCAGAAGTCTCTCTGACAGGAAAGATACTGTTCTTGAAAAAAACGGTGTAAGTATCGATCCTGGTTGGAGAAATGGACGTGAATTGGCAACGACGCTGTCGTATGAGGGTGACCAGGAACTCTATTTATGCAAGGTTGACGGAACGGTTTCTCGCAGGCTTACGACGAGCAAGGGGATTGATCTGTCGCCGACCTTTTCGCCTGACGGTTCCAGAATGGCATTTGTTTCTTCAAGGAACGGACTGCCCCAGATTTTTATTATGGATGTATCCTCCGGGTTAACACGGCGCCTGACCTACAGCGGCAGGTACAATACACAGCCTTCATGGTCACCAGGCGGTGATAAAATTGCATATTCCACATGGGAAAAAAGCGGGGAAATCAATATATTTACTATTAATGCCGACGGCACGGGGTTGAAGAAGCTTACAAGTGGTTCAAGAGAAAATGAAGCTCCCTCATGGTCGCCGGATGGCAGTATGATTGTGTTTGCGTCTAATCGTCAGGGAAATAAGAAATTGTTTGTGATGGGTTCCGGTGGGGAAAATCAGAAACGTTTATTACAAATGGACGGTGAACAGATGCAACCATCCTGGTCTTTATTTCGTTAG